In a single window of the Myxococcus guangdongensis genome:
- a CDS encoding helix-turn-helix domain-containing protein gives MSDLGKRIGQRIRELRTQRPERWTQEELAERAQISVSFLSMIERGERVPHVETLAALANALGVSLGELFTGTEQTLAQTEDLLRPLSDFARARGLTARDVDRLLGVARVMFSGTIA, from the coding sequence CCTCGGAAAACGAATCGGCCAGCGCATCCGCGAGCTTCGTACGCAGAGGCCGGAGCGGTGGACGCAGGAAGAGCTCGCGGAGCGGGCTCAGATCAGCGTCTCCTTCCTTTCCATGATCGAACGCGGCGAGCGTGTCCCTCATGTGGAGACCCTCGCCGCCCTGGCCAACGCCCTTGGCGTCAGCCTGGGAGAGTTGTTCACGGGAACGGAGCAGACCCTTGCCCAGACGGAGGACCTGCTGCGTCCCCTGTCTGATTTCGCGCGCGCCCGGGGCCTCACCGCACGGGACGTGGACCGCCTGCTCGGGGTCGCCCGGGTGATGTTCAGCGGCACCATCGCGTGA
- a CDS encoding TetR/AcrR family transcriptional regulator, with amino-acid sequence MGQSKSAADNGNRESERRRTILRAAIDVFARKGYHGCRIADVAKEAGVAYGLVYHYFKNKDELLETVFDTGWSGFVTRVRAVVEGEGALAQKVRGVVDVAFEAYRVDPRAVKVLILEIARSPAGSRINRQTAFVDAIRLSSELFTRAKEAGELRADTDPLLSSALLFGAIEMGLTAFVTGLADARDTQALERAKAQIAETFLHGVLADASPGAESTAWKPEKSSEKSATKSKVPKRT; translated from the coding sequence GTGGGCCAGAGCAAGTCGGCGGCGGACAACGGCAACCGCGAGAGCGAGCGCCGCCGCACCATCCTGCGGGCGGCCATCGATGTGTTCGCCCGAAAGGGCTATCACGGCTGCCGCATCGCGGACGTGGCGAAGGAGGCTGGAGTCGCCTACGGCCTCGTCTACCACTACTTCAAGAACAAGGATGAGCTGCTGGAGACCGTGTTCGACACGGGCTGGAGCGGCTTCGTCACGCGCGTGCGCGCGGTGGTGGAGGGCGAGGGGGCGCTGGCGCAGAAGGTGCGCGGCGTGGTGGACGTGGCCTTCGAGGCGTACCGGGTGGACCCGCGCGCGGTGAAGGTCCTCATCCTGGAGATTGCCCGCAGCCCCGCGGGCTCCCGCATCAACCGGCAGACGGCCTTCGTGGACGCCATCCGCCTCTCCTCGGAGCTGTTCACCCGGGCGAAGGAGGCAGGGGAGCTGCGCGCGGACACGGACCCGCTCCTGTCGTCCGCGCTGCTCTTCGGCGCCATCGAGATGGGGCTGACGGCCTTCGTCACGGGGCTGGCCGACGCGCGCGACACCCAGGCGCTGGAGCGCGCGAAGGCGCAGATCGCCGAAACCTTCCTTCACGGCGTCCTGGCCGACGCGTCGCCAGGCGCGGAGTCCACTGCATGGAAGCCGGAGAAGTCGTCGGAGAAGTCCGCTACGAAGTCCAAGGTCCCCAAGCGCACCTGA
- a CDS encoding enoyl-CoA hydratase/isomerase family protein, which produces MEAGEVVGEVRYEVQGPQAHLTIDRPRARNALSPTVVKALMDGLDRADADPAVRVVVLTGAGEKVFCAGGDLGQMAGDGGFLSTHDGRRSYGKLLARFQEARKPTVARVNGHALAGGLGLVLACDLAVAVEGADFGTPEIDVGLFPMMMMALLQRHVGRKRALELVLTGDKLPAREALALGLINRVVPAAELDGAVAALAGKLAGKSQAVLALGRRAFFTAEDLPLPAALEFLASQLSLNVLADDAGEGVSAFLEKRPPKWNDR; this is translated from the coding sequence ATGGAAGCCGGAGAAGTCGTCGGAGAAGTCCGCTACGAAGTCCAAGGTCCCCAAGCGCACCTGACCATCGACCGGCCCCGGGCGCGCAACGCCCTGTCGCCCACGGTGGTGAAGGCGCTGATGGATGGGTTGGACCGCGCGGACGCGGACCCCGCCGTGCGCGTGGTGGTGCTCACCGGCGCGGGTGAGAAGGTCTTCTGCGCGGGCGGGGACTTGGGGCAGATGGCCGGCGACGGCGGCTTCCTCTCCACGCATGACGGCCGCCGCTCCTACGGGAAGCTCTTGGCCCGGTTCCAGGAGGCGCGCAAGCCCACCGTGGCGCGCGTCAACGGGCACGCGCTGGCGGGCGGCCTGGGGCTGGTGCTCGCGTGTGACCTGGCCGTCGCGGTGGAGGGCGCGGACTTCGGTACGCCCGAAATCGACGTGGGCCTCTTCCCGATGATGATGATGGCGCTGCTCCAGCGTCACGTGGGCCGCAAGCGCGCGCTGGAGCTGGTGCTCACGGGGGACAAGCTGCCCGCGCGCGAGGCGCTCGCGCTGGGGCTGATCAACCGCGTGGTGCCCGCCGCGGAGCTGGACGGCGCGGTGGCGGCGCTGGCGGGGAAGCTCGCCGGCAAGAGCCAGGCGGTGCTCGCGCTGGGGCGCCGGGCCTTCTTCACCGCGGAGGACCTGCCGCTGCCCGCCGCGCTGGAGTTCCTCGCGTCCCAGCTGTCGCTCAACGTGCTCGCGGACGACGCGGGCGAGGGCGTCTCCGCCTTCCTGGAGAAGCGCCCGCCGAAGTGGAACGACCGCTAG
- a CDS encoding M23 family metallopeptidase: protein MAPHPARWFHSAPSHLLLALLALGAKAQASEPTPTSAALPSSASTTAQGQPLLSLQPGSARPGDPVIVTVRGMTGMPAGTLAGRPLRFFAWGDGFLAVTGLPVELTPGTAPVRVVGPGASAGAPLELMGTLDIVEPGYPSRELKVSGKYVAPPASVKARMAADRRAFATAFSQPFSAPHFAQNFAWPRQDRITAPFGDRRTFNGKLSSQHFGVDIDGDPGTPVMASNEGTVVMARDNYSAGKTVLVHHGGDLFTAYFHLSRIQVKQGDKLQQGQQLGLVGSTGRVTGPHLHWGVKVDGIWVDGESLLRLDFFPPALPAVASGETRLGTP, encoded by the coding sequence ATGGCTCCGCACCCCGCCCGCTGGTTTCATTCCGCGCCATCCCACCTGCTGCTCGCGCTGCTCGCCCTCGGTGCGAAGGCCCAGGCCTCCGAGCCGACGCCGACGTCCGCGGCCCTCCCCTCCTCCGCGTCGACGACAGCCCAGGGCCAGCCGCTGCTCTCGCTCCAGCCCGGCTCGGCGCGCCCGGGAGACCCCGTCATCGTGACGGTGCGGGGCATGACGGGGATGCCCGCGGGCACGCTCGCGGGACGCCCGCTGCGCTTCTTCGCGTGGGGTGACGGCTTCCTCGCGGTGACGGGCCTGCCGGTGGAGCTGACGCCGGGCACGGCGCCCGTGCGCGTGGTGGGCCCCGGCGCGTCCGCGGGCGCGCCGCTGGAGCTGATGGGCACGCTGGACATCGTCGAGCCGGGCTACCCCTCGCGCGAGCTGAAGGTGTCGGGCAAGTACGTGGCGCCGCCCGCCTCGGTGAAGGCGCGCATGGCCGCGGACCGCCGCGCCTTCGCCACCGCCTTCTCGCAGCCGTTCAGCGCGCCCCACTTCGCCCAGAACTTCGCCTGGCCCCGGCAGGACCGCATCACCGCGCCCTTCGGAGACCGGCGCACCTTCAACGGCAAGCTGTCCAGCCAGCACTTCGGCGTGGACATCGACGGAGACCCGGGCACGCCGGTGATGGCCAGCAACGAGGGCACGGTGGTGATGGCGCGCGACAACTACTCCGCCGGCAAGACGGTGCTGGTGCACCACGGCGGGGACCTCTTCACCGCGTACTTCCACCTGTCGCGCATCCAGGTGAAGCAGGGCGACAAGCTCCAGCAGGGTCAGCAGCTGGGCCTGGTGGGCAGCACCGGCCGCGTCACCGGCCCCCACCTCCACTGGGGCGTGAAGGTGGACGGCATCTGGGTGGACGGCGAGTCGCTCTTGCGTCTGGACTTCTTCCCGCCCGCCCTCCCCGCCGTCGCCAGCGGGGAGACGCGACTGGGCACGCCCTGA
- a CDS encoding endonuclease/exonuclease/phosphatase family protein, which translates to MELTLVSYNIHSGIGTDGRFDLGRVGEVLREVGADIVALQEVGDFRARTSREDQPEHLADVLGMHMAFGPNVVRNGRRYGNAILTRLPILHSKNYDLSVGRREPRGALRCDLDMGGGQQLHVFSLHLGLRVSERRRQEALLLGSDILRDAVRKDPAVVCGDFNYWGNGAVPSLVRKAIHDAALELGTPARTYPTRWPMLRLDRIYVDSGVRPLRIFPHRTELSRVASDHLPLVLRFQAPILSESTSDSPPVQLIG; encoded by the coding sequence GTGGAGCTGACGCTCGTCTCGTACAACATCCACAGCGGCATCGGGACGGACGGCCGGTTCGACCTGGGCCGCGTGGGTGAGGTGCTCCGCGAGGTGGGCGCCGACATCGTCGCCCTGCAGGAGGTGGGCGACTTTCGCGCGCGCACCTCGCGGGAGGACCAACCCGAGCACCTGGCGGACGTGCTCGGCATGCACATGGCCTTCGGCCCCAACGTCGTGCGCAACGGCCGGCGCTATGGCAACGCCATCCTCACGCGGCTGCCCATCCTCCACTCGAAGAACTACGACCTGAGCGTGGGGCGGCGCGAGCCTCGGGGCGCGCTGCGGTGTGACCTGGACATGGGCGGGGGCCAGCAGCTCCACGTGTTCTCGCTCCACCTGGGCCTCCGGGTGTCGGAGCGGCGGCGGCAGGAGGCGCTGCTGCTCGGCTCGGACATCCTGCGGGACGCCGTGCGCAAGGACCCGGCGGTGGTGTGCGGGGACTTCAACTACTGGGGCAACGGCGCGGTGCCCTCGCTGGTGCGCAAGGCCATCCACGACGCCGCGCTGGAGCTGGGCACGCCGGCGCGCACCTATCCCACGCGGTGGCCCATGCTGCGCTTGGACCGCATCTACGTGGACTCGGGCGTCCGGCCGCTTCGAATCTTTCCCCACCGCACGGAGCTCAGCCGGGTGGCGTCGGACCACCTGCCGCTGGTGCTGCGCTTCCAGGCGCCCATCCTCTCCGAGAGCACGTCCGACTCTCCACCGGTGCAGCTCATCGGCTAG
- a CDS encoding phage holin family protein — MHVGSEQTERGLTALVGRMADSFSRLVTQHLQLARLELEEDLKSASMNVAMIAAFVPFILVGYAFACAALAAVLFPWLGWAGAFGVVALLNLVAGGGGVAWALHKLKTRRMMDDTTDELSRSMAALTAPAPMSLGNSLQGGDGHLFKEPPHGR, encoded by the coding sequence ATGCACGTGGGGAGCGAACAGACGGAGCGTGGGCTCACCGCGCTCGTCGGCCGCATGGCGGACAGCTTCAGTCGGCTGGTGACCCAGCACCTGCAGCTGGCGCGCCTGGAGCTCGAGGAGGACCTGAAGTCCGCGAGCATGAACGTGGCGATGATCGCCGCCTTCGTGCCCTTCATCCTGGTGGGCTATGCCTTCGCGTGCGCGGCGCTCGCGGCGGTGTTGTTCCCCTGGCTGGGGTGGGCGGGAGCGTTCGGCGTGGTGGCGCTGCTCAACCTGGTGGCGGGTGGTGGCGGTGTGGCCTGGGCGCTGCACAAGCTGAAGACGCGGCGGATGATGGACGACACCACGGACGAGCTGTCGCGCAGCATGGCGGCGCTCACGGCCCCGGCCCCCATGTCCCTGGGCAACTCGCTGCAGGGTGGGGACGGTCATCTCTTCAAGGAGCCCCCGCATGGGCGCTAG
- a CDS encoding DUF3618 domain-containing protein, with amino-acid sequence MGASNGHPKPTGPRTSAMLRQDIERTRAELATSVSALREEVAVAADWREWVRRHPYACVGAAFAVGMLLGSRR; translated from the coding sequence ATGGGCGCTAGCAACGGACATCCCAAGCCGACGGGGCCTCGCACGAGCGCGATGCTCCGTCAGGACATCGAGCGGACGCGCGCGGAGCTGGCCACGTCGGTGAGCGCGCTGCGCGAGGAGGTGGCGGTCGCCGCCGACTGGCGTGAGTGGGTGCGCCGTCATCCCTACGCGTGCGTGGGGGCGGCGTTCGCGGTGGGGATGTTGTTGGGCTCGCGTCGCTGA
- a CDS encoding YtxH domain-containing protein has product MNLNALKKMDKDDLLNLIGLESRRSAAEDVLPVIGAFAAGLLVGAGLGLLLAPKPGTQLRDDLRQKLQTGQDYLNNQLNRGESAPAQGTQSPVSRTA; this is encoded by the coding sequence ATGAACCTGAACGCCCTGAAGAAGATGGACAAGGACGACCTGCTCAACCTCATCGGCCTGGAGAGCCGTCGCAGCGCGGCGGAGGATGTGCTGCCGGTGATCGGCGCCTTCGCGGCCGGCCTGCTGGTGGGCGCGGGCCTGGGGCTGCTGCTGGCCCCCAAGCCGGGCACCCAGCTGCGGGACGACCTGCGCCAGAAGCTGCAGACCGGCCAGGACTACCTGAACAACCAGCTGAACCGGGGCGAGAGCGCTCCGGCGCAGGGCACGCAGTCGCCCGTGTCGCGCACGGCGTGA